The Solanum pennellii chromosome 4, SPENNV200 genomic interval AACTTGCTAAGCTTTACGCTTTACGCGAATCTAAAGTGTAAAATTTATGTTTCTCGCTACTAGATATTTTTTTGATCTTTTCCACACAAATTACGATCTAACGATCTTTATTACGTCATGATATTGAttctcaacataaatgtcaattttAAGTTTGGTCTCATCAGTTCAACTATTACTAGCTACCAAAAGTTTATTATTCAGTTTTAGTTAATGTCTCCTTCACCCTTTTCCAATTTTTGTTCTAATTAATTAGCTTATTTTTCAACGCAAATTATGATTTAACTATCTTTTCTATGCAAGCTATGATCTAATCATCTTTTTGTTACGATATTGATTTTCAACGTAAATATCAATTCTAAGTTTAGAACAACCCATCTGATCAGTTGAACtattaatataccaaaaattcaTTATTCGAATACGTCCTCATCATTTCCCCTACCTCACACGTTTAAAGCAAATTTGGatttcttgctttatattttttaaatttccatCTCAAGTCACTCACATTTTcgaccaaaaataaaaataaaaaaggtcgAGATCATGGTTTTGTGGGGGTTGTACCTAGTGCTCAACTGACAAAGGTGAAGCCAAGAATAGGAGTTTGAGAGTTCTAGATCAATTTGTTTGAGAATTCACAAATTAatatacacaatttttttaaatttatcaatacaaatatagaatttACGAAAAAATTAGGGATTCATCTAAACGCATGAATCTCATTTAGCTCCGCATGTGAGCCTCTACGTATGAATCATATTCACCTATATTTTGCATTTCTCATAACACCACTACAAAGTGGAGATCATTGTTTTGTAGGGTTTGTACCTAGTGCTCTATAGATCATGTTTATCTATATTTCCATTTTTTACAACATTATTTGTTGAAATTCTGATCCTCAAATTTATCTAAGGAACAAGTATATTCTATATGTTCCTTTGCAGATTACAACAGTTATATTTTGtgaagcaaataaaataatgacacaaTATTTATTGCGAAAAACCCTAACTCATAAAGGGTAAAAATCACGACCTACACCTCTATAGGGTTTAACTCCATTTTATTAAACTCCAAATCTTAACACAAGATTACAATCCtatgtaacctaaggaattataaactctaattcctagctaagaaattataaactctaatttctagctACCCAAGACAAAAAAATCCACGTTTAAGTCTTCTACCGTTCGTCAAGTTTATCAAACTTGTTAGACGAATCCTACACACACTCAATTGTAATAaaaactcttaattacaatcttacaagtttttcctcacaaatttGCAACACTTCTGATAAATCTCAAACCTGttgatcgtgttttgatcttctctaTGTAAGTGCACAATTTTTCTCAAACGAAACTATCGCCCTATTTATAGATTTGGACTTGAATCCAAAACTTATTTCAACTAAAAATCCTACTTCATGTAGGACTCCTCTTTTGTGTGGAAGTCTTAGTTTAACTCGAATTTGTTTTCGCCGCATCTTCAACTCCTTGTCTAAATCAACTTTGTCTTTATCTCTACAAGACTTTGTAGAATACAACTTGGATTAGGTTTCTACCCTTGCTGCTGCATCACGTAATCTTTGTTGAACTCAACTTAGATTAGGTGATATACTTCCACAAACctttccttaattaaataagaaaccTTCCTCAAAActttccttaattaaataagaaaacacaatttccttaattaaataagaaagcaTTATTGATCGTTGATTTCTCCTTCAACTTCGTTTGAAACGTGTAACATGTTGATACTACTTGTTCTATGCGTTTTGCCGTATATCAAAACAACGTGATATTAACAAATTCTCCTTTTTTgataataacaaacatatattaCGAACACAGCAAATAAGATATGCATCTTCCCCCTTTTGCCATGTTACTGCTACAACTCCTTAACTTTGCTATACTTCAAAACAACGAGACTTTAACATCACTCAGTTCAATTACTATTATCGTCcttattttcattctttattcATTCTAAGTTACACCCTATTTCATTTCCTATTTAGTCATGCATTACAAAATTGGCAAATTCCATATGTGACCTTTTACCTAACCTATAGTTTCATATATGTTGAACAATAAGTGAATAACTAATTACTAATGAAAGTGCAATATGATAAATTGTATATCTGAAATGAAGTAATTAATATAGTAAATTGTATATTTACAATAGCTACGCAATTGTTATAATtaggaaaataaattattataatcataatgtgatcgagaaaatatatttattgtagtTATATTCGAACATGAAAACAATTATTGTAACTTTATTCGGATCGGAAATCAAGTGCTTTGGAAAATAAAgggtaaaatataatttaacataataactaaaatttaaataaatattactactacgattaattttatgttaatatatatataatacttgCGATGTGTTGGATATTATCCTAAAAAACTATTCAAGAAGgtgaaatatttttcgaaaTTAAACAAAGTCTTCTCTAAGTAATAAAAGAGTACCTGAAccgataaaaaattaataaaaataacacttttatttcaatttatatgacaacTTTCAAATATCGAACTTCATATAAACTTATCTTTCATCATaaatttttgatttatatatattgactATAAATACcggacaaataaaaatagaggaAGAGCAAAGACATATATTCATGAAAGTTAGTTGGAACAACAAGGTCATTTTGGTAATTACAGTTCCCTACCTCATTGTATAAAATGATGTTGCCTTGTCATATAGTTTGTACACAATATAACACAACTAAATTCTTGAGAAAGttctttaattttcaaatcaaaatctcttttaagttttatttttatcaaatcgCTGAGAAAAGCAAAGTTTTGATTATTGGAGGAACAGGGTATATTGGTAAATTTGTAGTTGAAGCTAGTGCAAAATCTGGACACCCAACTTTTGCTTTAGTTAGAGAGACCACAGTTTCTGATCCTGAGAAGggcaaaattgttgaaaatttcaAGAATTTGGGTGTCACTATTATTAATGTATGTGTATATTATATGGTGTATTTgttaataaattttgtatatgcaagtatattttagtttctttgttttttttttaattgaaaacaGGGTGATTTGTATGATCATGAGAGTTTGTTGAAGGCTATAAAACAAGTGGATGTGGTGATATCAACTGTTGGTGCAATGCAATTGGCTGATCAAGTTAAGATTATTGATGCTATTAAAGAAACTGGCAATATTAAGGTTAGTTGCTTCTTGTTTTTCCGTAACCGAGAACTCTGGTTAAGGGGGTAAATTTGGGATGGAGGGTATGATGTTGATCTTGAAtatgagaaaagacataaaagcACCACTGAAGTTGtttcgaatttttaaaaagacatttTAACTTTGCGAACATTCTATTACCCCACAACAGTATTGAATATCTTTGTAAAaggatcattttgatttattttctcacCATGTTTGTGAACACGCACATGGCGCGCGTGAAGGTCCACTTTTGCTgtcaaaaatcaattgaaaagtgtcacatttcaatcattttctttattaattatttacctCATCATCTTCCTCAAATTGGGTTACAATTGCCTCAAATGTGTTAAACTTAATTAATGGCAGATCaaatatcattaaaataaatttacctcATCATCTTCCTTAATGATGctttaataatatgaattagagtttggaaaaaattattattgacaAATAGAATCAcaaaaaactatttataaatagATGCTTCAACAGAAAATAACTCATTAAATTGACacatctcaaaaaaaatttaaactagtAATATCAAGTTCAGATCTCCATTgactaattaaaaatgaattgacGAAAATGACAGTACGTGGAGAATTCgattatgaagaagaagaagaaagaaaatgaagaaagagaacagaaaagggtaatgaagaagaataagaaagaggataaagaaagaaagaaagagaaaaagaaagaagaagaaagagaaaaagaaaaagaaaatgaagttgataaaataagaaaaataaaaataaaaataaatatgtggcAGATCATAATTGATGCGTGATTGAACTTCTTTTCTTGCAAGTGAGGATGTTAAAAAATGGGGTATTTACaacactttaaaattgtttaaggGAATAATAGGATGTTcgcaaagttaaggtgtctttttaaaaattcaaaacaacttCAGTGGTgcttttatgtcttttctcctTGAATATAGTAATTGTTGATAAAGTTCTTGAAATTATAgatcatattttaattagagAATTTGGAGTATCAAAGGGAccttaaatctatgttgatcGGATTCTTCAATAATGTTGATGGTTTCCTGTTGGATCGTCCAAAAATAGTGTAGTTTTGGAGTTGGAGGATCCAACATTGGTGTAACAACATATTTGGAGAGTTTGAGCAACATAGCATCTCGTTGATTAAAGGTATGAAATGAGTTAGATTACTTATTGTTAATATGGCCAAGTGTATGACAGAAGTATGCATCAACTTTGTGTAAATGTTTCAATTTTAGAAGAACATTTCACTGGAGAATCTGAAAATGATTAAGATAATGTGTTCACAGAGCTAAATTATCTTGTGCTAAAACAATTTCAGAGGTTCTTCCCTTCGGAGTTTGGTATGGATGTCGATAAGATCAATGCTGTGGAGCCAGCAAAGTCTACATTTGCTGTGAAAGTTCAAATCCGAAGAGCTATTGAGGCTGCAGAAATTCCCTATACTTATGTCTCATGTAACTATTTTGCTGGTTATTTCTTACCAACTTTGGTCCAGCCAGGAgtcactgctcctcctcgagacAAAGTCATCATTCCCGGAGATGGAAATGTTAAGGGTACGTTGAAAAAAAATCCTTAGGAAGCGTGCCAACAGAACAAGTTACATGACAAAATGTCTcatttttgtttacttttttttgcTGCCTTGTTCTGTTTGTCTGCAGCTGTATTCAATGAAGAACATGATATTGGCACCTACACCATTAAGGCTGTTGATGATCCGAGAACGTTGAACAAGACCCTTTACATCAGGCCTCTCAAGAACACCTTATCGTTCAACGAGCTTGTGGCTATATGGGAGAAACTGATTGGTAAAACTCTCGAGAAAATCTACGTTCCAGAGGAGCAAATTCTCAAAGACATCCAGAGTCAGTAATCTTTATATCATTCATCTGTTTCTTTCAATTTAACATAGGTAATCCTGACAATGTATATTGCATACTGTTGCAGCATCTCCGATACCAATCAATATCATACTAGCAATCAACCACTCAGCATTCGTGAAGGGTGATCAAACCAACTTTGAGATAGAGCCATCGTTTGGGGTTGAGGCCTCGGAACTTTATCCAGATGTTAAGTACACTACAGTGGAGGAGTACCTCGGCCACTCTGTCTAAACCACACCTTTGAGGTCTCCGATCGTTCAAATAAACTGTTAGATGATGAGTGTTATCAGACATTTTATCTGGAAGTATGAGTACTTGTTCACTATGTCATCGGAGACACGTtgaataatatgtttttaagtCTGTTTTTAGTGTCCATACTGTGTAGTACTATAATGAAGCTACAGAAAATGGATTGTTCCATTGTTGCTCTACCATCTTGTACAAGATTTTAAGGTGTGATGTAATATGCAAAAGCTAGTTGTCAATAAGGATCAATCGAAGAGGACTCTGTTTCAGTTTTCTTATGAGTTCAGGTACATCATATGGAACATAATCAACGGATCGTTTGCCTTACaatctaaaaaaattcaaactaacACATCCAACTTTCAATTCACTCCCGTTTATAGAATTCAACATTTATGATATATTCCGTTAGGAACTTAGCTATGTAATAGTATCCCGATCAAATAGCTAATGCGCAGATACATAGTGATTGGAAAATATTGTCAATTTAGTATGATGATTTTACATGATGAGTTATTACCTTACCAATAAATCTAACATTATCATTCATGCTTTAGTAATACTCCAAGAAATTCCTCTGCTTTTTCTCTACTAGTTAGGTACACCTTCCAACTTCACCTAACTTTTTGTTAGGAAGAATATGCTTTTTCATTGTAGAATGGATCATCATACTTTCTTAAGTAAAGTGGAGATCTTTACGCGAATAGCCGAGCAGatttactctttattttttttagccaATATACGTAGTTTATACATGATCATACATGTAATATACATCCACCATTATTGTTATATGGGAACAAAAGTTGAATAGAATAAAAAGAATTGACCAATTGTTTCTGTACAATAATAAATGGAATTGTTATTGTACCTTTTGTAGATATACCAAATAATATTTTGTCCATCTATCCTTGCCAAAATAATGCAAGGACCACCCTATATCAAATGTTCAAGTAGGTTACCTTAACAATTTGAAAAAAGGGTACTCAATTTCTTGAaccaaaatgaaatttaaactCTTCATTATTGACCCCATGTACACCTTATACACTATGTTGCTCAGATCCACCATATACGTCACTCGTATTTGTATCAGATCCTCCAAGCATATACTACTTTTAAAGGAACTGACAAAGGAACGACCACGTTTTTGAAATATCCGAGCAAAATAGCTTAACAACATTTTCATCTATCATAGCCTCGTCGTCCATGTGTAGCGCCCTCCTTGGCAACAACCCCATCATTCTCCCAACCTTTAGCTCACCTGCAAAAAAGAGAGATTAATAACTTCAAACTTGATCATAAGACCACATTGCTAGGACGAGatgaaatattttaacaatatcaacaacaacaaggGTGGTGTAAGATAGAAAGTTCAGATAGTCAATCAACTAAGCTATTACGATAACAATCTCCTTACTAGTGTGTTTGATAACAAAAAACTCTCCATTGGCTTTAGCACTAGATGATAAATGTACAAGAATAGGAGTAACAATGGTAAGaacaacccaaaaaaataaaatcaagataATTGTTCTTCCACTCATTTGAtggaaatttttcataaatacaaTGAAAGAAGgactttaatatatataatagcaaaacTATGTAGTAGTTATAATTAGGTACTGCAATAAGACTTAGCTGGCCATGTTTTATGAACTAATCAAATTgatgataataaaatattttaaactactACTAGAAACAATGCCTAATTGGACGTGTATAATGTgttaaataaactcattttgTAATCAAAGTCAGATACTATATGACGATAATCTTGTTATTTTCTACATTTCGGTTGTTAGGAAGTTGTCATCTTAATTAAAAAAGGGTTGGTTTAATCTTACGTTTTATTATCAGATAACAAAGTTGATTTCGCATCAAAAATCATCCGCAGCGGGGCCACCAAGAGCAAGGAACCTCAACACCAACAACTTGGACCCTTCTTAGATGCAGAATAGTcaacaatatttttgtaaaactaaaaaaagcaATGAGAAATTGATTATTAAAGCACAAAGTACAATTTTTGTAGCATGTGTTGGTTTTCTAACGTCCATTTCTATAATATCGAAAATTTCAAATTAGGCCCACTTTGTTATGCTAGTTTAGACTTAA includes:
- the LOC107017062 gene encoding isoflavone reductase homolog TP7, whose amino-acid sequence is MMLPCHIVCTQYNTTKFLRKFFNFQIKISFKFYFYQIAEKSKVLIIGGTGYIGKFVVEASAKSGHPTFALVRETTVSDPEKGKIVENFKNLGVTIINGDLYDHESLLKAIKQVDVVISTVGAMQLADQVKIIDAIKETGNIKRFFPSEFGMDVDKINAVEPAKSTFAVKVQIRRAIEAAEIPYTYVSCNYFAGYFLPTLVQPGVTAPPRDKVIIPGDGNVKAVFNEEHDIGTYTIKAVDDPRTLNKTLYIRPLKNTLSFNELVAIWEKLIGKTLEKIYVPEEQILKDIQTSPIPINIILAINHSAFVKGDQTNFEIEPSFGVEASELYPDVKYTTVEEYLGHSV